The following are from one region of the Klebsiella aerogenes genome:
- the rmuC gene encoding DNA recombination protein RmuC, whose amino-acid sequence MDISIVISAVVALAAGLIVGWLATKARADQIRADLIEERRELDIELSAARQQLVQESHWRDECELLNNELRSLRDINTSLEADLREVTTRLDSTQLHAEDKIRQMVNSEQRLSEQFENLANRIFERSNRRVDEQNRQSLHGLLTPLREQLDGFRRQVQDSFGQEARERHTLAHEIRNLQQLNAQMAQEALNLTKALKGDNKTQGNWGEVVLTRVLEASGLREGYEYQTQVSIETDNRSRMQPDVIVRLPQGKDVVIDAKMTLVAYERYFNAEDDYTREAALQEHLASVRNHIRLLGRKDYQQLPGLRSLDYVLMFIPVEPAFLLAIDRQPELISEALKNNIMLVSPTTLLVALRTIANLWRYEHQSRNAQKIAERAGRLYDKMRLFVDDMSAIGQSLDKAQDNYRQAMKKLASGRGNLLVQAEAFRGLGVEVKRGINPDLVEQAMAQDDEYRLEEDENSPQEDAFSADSVPDARANEHVRPS is encoded by the coding sequence GTGGATATCTCTATTGTGATAAGCGCCGTGGTGGCGCTGGCGGCAGGGTTAATCGTAGGGTGGCTGGCGACGAAAGCCCGTGCCGACCAAATCCGCGCCGATCTCATTGAAGAGCGTCGCGAACTGGATATCGAACTCAGCGCCGCGCGCCAGCAGCTGGTGCAAGAGTCCCACTGGCGTGACGAATGCGAGCTGCTGAACAATGAGCTGCGCAGCCTGCGCGATATCAATACCTCGCTGGAGGCCGACCTGCGTGAAGTCACCACCCGTCTGGACTCCACTCAATTGCACGCGGAAGATAAGATTCGTCAGATGGTGAACAGCGAGCAGCGCCTGAGCGAGCAGTTCGAAAACCTGGCTAACCGTATATTCGAACGCAGCAACCGCCGGGTTGATGAGCAAAACCGCCAGAGCCTGCATGGCTTGCTGACGCCGCTGCGTGAGCAGCTTGACGGATTCCGTCGCCAGGTGCAGGACAGCTTTGGGCAGGAGGCGCGCGAACGCCACACCCTGGCGCACGAAATCCGTAACCTGCAACAGCTGAATGCGCAGATGGCGCAAGAGGCGTTGAACCTGACGAAGGCACTGAAGGGCGATAACAAAACCCAGGGCAACTGGGGGGAAGTAGTCTTAACCCGTGTGCTGGAGGCCTCCGGTTTGCGCGAAGGCTATGAGTATCAAACCCAGGTCAGTATTGAGACCGATAACCGTTCGCGGATGCAGCCGGACGTTATCGTGCGTTTGCCGCAGGGCAAAGATGTGGTTATTGACGCCAAAATGACCCTCGTCGCCTATGAGCGTTACTTCAACGCCGAGGATGATTACACCCGCGAAGCGGCGCTGCAGGAGCATCTTGCCTCGGTGCGTAACCATATTCGCCTGTTGGGGCGAAAAGATTATCAGCAGCTGCCAGGGTTACGCTCGCTCGATTATGTGCTGATGTTTATCCCCGTCGAACCGGCGTTCCTGTTGGCTATCGATCGTCAGCCCGAGCTTATCAGCGAGGCGCTGAAGAATAATATTATGCTGGTCAGCCCGACGACTCTGCTGGTGGCGCTGCGCACCATCGCCAATCTGTGGCGTTATGAGCACCAAAGCCGCAACGCGCAGAAAATCGCCGAGCGCGCCGGGCGCTTGTACGACAAAATGCGGCTATTCGTTGATGACATGTCGGCTATCGGTCAAAGCCTTGATAAAGCGCAGGATAACTATCGTCAGGCGATGAAAAAGCTCGCCTCCGGGCGCGGCAACCTGTTGGTGCAGGCCGAGGCGTTCCGCGGTCTGGGCGTTGAGGTTAAACGCGGGATTAATCCTGATTTAGTTGAGCAGGCCATGGCGCAGGATGACGAATACCGTCTTGAGGAAGATGAAAATTCGCCGCA
- the udp gene encoding uridine phosphorylase, with amino-acid sequence MSKSDVFHLGLTKNDLQGATLAIVPGDPERVEKIAALMDKPVKLASHREFTSWRAELDGKPVIVCSTGIGGPSTSIAVEELAQLGVRTFLRIGTTGAIQPHINVGDVLVTTGSVRLDGASLHFAPMEFPAVADFACTTALVEAAKSIGATTHIGVTASSDTFYPGQERYDTFSGRVVSRFKGSMEEWQAMGVMNYEMESATLLTMCASQGLRAGMVAGVIVNRTQQEIPNAETMKQTESHAVKIVVEAARRLL; translated from the coding sequence ATGTCCAAGTCTGATGTTTTTCATCTCGGCCTCACCAAAAACGATTTACAAGGGGCTACGCTGGCTATCGTCCCTGGCGATCCGGAGCGTGTGGAAAAGATCGCCGCGCTGATGGATAAGCCGGTTAAGCTGGCATCTCATCGCGAATTTACCTCCTGGCGCGCTGAGCTGGACGGCAAACCGGTGATTGTTTGCTCTACCGGTATCGGCGGCCCGTCGACCTCTATCGCTGTGGAAGAACTGGCGCAGTTGGGGGTTCGTACCTTCCTGCGTATCGGCACCACCGGCGCCATTCAGCCGCATATCAACGTTGGCGATGTATTGGTCACCACCGGTTCTGTTCGCCTGGACGGCGCCAGCCTGCACTTCGCGCCGATGGAATTCCCGGCCGTCGCTGACTTTGCCTGCACCACCGCGCTGGTGGAAGCGGCAAAATCAATCGGCGCGACTACGCATATCGGCGTCACCGCGTCTTCTGACACCTTCTACCCGGGCCAGGAGCGTTACGATACCTTCTCTGGCCGCGTTGTTAGCCGTTTCAAAGGTTCGATGGAAGAGTGGCAGGCAATGGGCGTGATGAACTATGAAATGGAATCCGCCACGCTGTTAACCATGTGCGCCAGCCAGGGCTTGCGCGCCGGGATGGTGGCAGGGGTTATCGTTAACCGTACCCAGCAAGAGATCCCTAACGCAGAAACCATGAAGCAAACCGAAAGCCACGCGGTGAAAATTGTCGTGGAAGCGGCGCGTCGTCTGCTGTAA
- a CDS encoding dienelactone hydrolase family protein, producing MTTTKQPGFAPAASPHASTAVHTPEEHITAGETSIPSQGENMPAYHARPKNADGPLPIVIVVQEIFGVHEHIRDLCRRLAQEGYLAIAPELYFRQGDPNEYNDIPTLFKELVTKVPDAQVLADLDHVASWAARHGGDAHRLLITGFCWGGRISWLYAAHNPQLKAAVAWYGKLVGEKSLNSPKHPVDIAIDLNAPVLGLYGGKDAGISQESVETMRQALRAANAKAEIVVYPEADHAFNADYRASYHEESAKDGWQRMLAWFAQYGGKKG from the coding sequence ATGACCACAACCAAGCAACCCGGATTCGCACCTGCAGCCTCGCCGCATGCTTCTACCGCCGTTCATACGCCGGAGGAGCACATTACCGCCGGAGAAACCTCGATCCCTTCTCAGGGCGAGAATATGCCGGCCTACCACGCCCGACCGAAAAACGCCGACGGCCCGCTGCCGATCGTTATTGTGGTGCAGGAAATTTTCGGCGTACATGAACATATTCGCGATCTTTGTCGCCGCCTGGCGCAGGAAGGCTATCTGGCCATCGCCCCAGAGCTCTACTTCCGCCAGGGCGATCCTAATGAGTACAACGATATCCCTACCCTGTTTAAAGAACTGGTCACTAAAGTACCGGACGCGCAGGTATTGGCGGATCTCGACCACGTTGCCAGCTGGGCAGCGCGCCACGGTGGCGATGCCCATCGTCTGCTGATCACCGGTTTTTGCTGGGGCGGACGTATCTCCTGGCTGTATGCCGCGCATAATCCGCAACTTAAAGCCGCAGTGGCCTGGTATGGCAAACTGGTAGGGGAGAAATCGCTGAATTCGCCGAAGCATCCAGTGGATATCGCCATCGACCTCAACGCCCCGGTGCTTGGCCTGTACGGCGGGAAAGATGCGGGCATCTCGCAGGAGAGCGTTGAAACCATGCGCCAGGCGCTACGCGCGGCCAACGCGAAGGCTGAGATCGTGGTCTATCCCGAAGCCGACCACGCGTTTAACGCCGACTATCGCGCCAGCTACCATGAGGAATCAGCGAAAGACGGCTGGCAGCGGATGCTGGCCTGGTTTGCCCAGTACGGCGGTAAAAAAGGCTAA
- the metE gene encoding 5-methyltetrahydropteroyltriglutamate--homocysteine S-methyltransferase, which yields MTIINHTLGFPRVGLRRELKKAQESYWAGNATREELLAVGRELRARHWEQQKQAGVDLLPVGDFAWYDHVLTTSLLLGNVPARHQNKDGSIDIDTLFRIGRGRAPTGEPAAAAEMTKWFNTNYHYMVPEFVQGQQFKLAWTQLLDEVDEAQALGHKVKPVLLGPVTYLWLGKVKGEQFDRLSLLNDILPVYQQVLSELAKRGIEWVQIDEPALVLELPPAWLDAFKPAYDALQGQVKLLLTTYFEGITANLDTITALPVQGLHVDLVHGKDDVAELHKRLPAHWLLSAGLINGRNVWRADLTEKYTQIKGIVGKRDLWIASSCSLLHSPIDLSVETRLDAEVKSWFAFALQKCSELALLRDALNSGNTAEIEAWSVPIQARRHSARVHNAAVEKRLAAITAQDSQRASPYAVRAQAQRNRFNLPAWPTTTIGSFPQTTEIRSLRLDFKKGNLDANHYRTGIAEHIKQAIVEQERLGLDVLVHGEAERNDMVEYFGEHLDGFIFTQNGWVQSYGSRCVKPPVVIGDVSRPEAITVEWAKYAQSLTDKPVKGMLTGPVTILCWSFPREDVSRETIARQIALALRDEVADLEAAGIGIIQIDEPALREGLPLKRSDWDAYLQWGVEVFRINAAVAKDDTQIHTHMCYCEFNDIMDSIAALDADVITIETSRSDMELLESFEEFEYPNEIGPGVYDIHSPNVPSVEWIEALLEKAAQRIPAERLWVNPDCGLKTRGWPETRAALANMVKAAQNLRESA from the coding sequence ATGACCATTATTAATCACACCCTCGGTTTTCCTCGCGTTGGCCTTCGCCGCGAGCTAAAAAAAGCGCAAGAGAGCTATTGGGCGGGTAACGCCACTCGTGAAGAGCTGCTGGCGGTAGGCCGCGAGCTGCGTGCTCGCCACTGGGAGCAGCAGAAACAGGCAGGCGTTGACCTGCTGCCAGTGGGCGATTTCGCCTGGTACGACCATGTTCTGACCACCAGCCTGCTACTGGGCAACGTGCCGGCTCGTCATCAGAACAAAGACGGCTCCATCGATATCGATACGCTGTTCCGCATTGGCCGCGGACGTGCGCCGACCGGCGAGCCGGCCGCCGCTGCGGAAATGACCAAGTGGTTTAATACCAACTATCACTACATGGTGCCGGAATTTGTACAAGGCCAGCAGTTCAAGCTGGCCTGGACCCAACTGCTGGACGAAGTGGATGAAGCGCAGGCGCTGGGCCACAAGGTTAAACCCGTACTGCTGGGGCCGGTAACTTATCTGTGGCTGGGGAAAGTAAAAGGCGAACAGTTTGACCGCCTGAGTTTGCTAAACGACATCCTGCCGGTTTACCAGCAGGTGCTGAGCGAACTGGCGAAACGCGGTATTGAGTGGGTACAGATTGATGAGCCAGCGCTGGTGCTGGAGCTGCCGCCAGCGTGGCTGGATGCCTTTAAACCGGCTTATGATGCCCTACAGGGTCAGGTAAAACTGCTGCTGACCACCTATTTCGAAGGGATTACCGCCAACCTCGACACTATTACTGCGTTGCCAGTACAAGGTTTGCACGTCGATCTGGTTCACGGTAAAGATGATGTCGCCGAACTGCATAAACGCTTGCCGGCTCACTGGCTGCTGTCTGCGGGCTTGATCAATGGCCGCAATGTCTGGCGCGCCGATTTAACAGAAAAATATACACAAATTAAAGGTATCGTCGGTAAACGTGATTTGTGGATAGCGTCATCCTGCTCTCTGTTGCACAGCCCGATCGACCTGAGCGTCGAGACCCGTCTTGATGCGGAAGTGAAGAGCTGGTTTGCCTTCGCCCTGCAAAAATGTAGCGAACTGGCGCTGCTGCGCGATGCGCTGAACAGCGGCAATACGGCGGAGATTGAGGCGTGGAGCGTGCCGATCCAGGCTCGTCGCCATTCGGCTCGCGTACATAATGCGGCGGTGGAAAAACGCCTGGCGGCGATTACCGCTCAGGACAGCCAGCGCGCCAGCCCTTATGCCGTGCGTGCGCAGGCGCAGCGTAATCGTTTTAACCTACCGGCATGGCCAACGACGACCATCGGTTCATTCCCGCAGACGACCGAAATCCGCAGCCTGCGTCTGGATTTCAAGAAGGGTAACCTTGACGCCAACCACTATCGCACCGGCATTGCAGAGCATATCAAGCAGGCGATCGTTGAGCAGGAGCGTTTAGGTTTAGATGTCCTGGTGCACGGTGAAGCCGAACGTAATGACATGGTGGAATACTTCGGCGAACATCTGGATGGTTTTATCTTCACGCAAAACGGTTGGGTACAGAGCTATGGCTCCCGCTGCGTGAAGCCGCCGGTGGTCATCGGTGATGTCAGCCGTCCGGAAGCGATTACCGTCGAATGGGCGAAGTATGCGCAATCCCTGACTGACAAGCCGGTGAAAGGCATGTTGACCGGTCCGGTAACTATTCTGTGCTGGTCCTTCCCGCGCGAAGATGTCAGCCGTGAAACCATCGCCAGACAGATTGCGCTGGCGTTGCGTGATGAAGTGGCGGATCTGGAGGCGGCGGGTATCGGCATTATCCAGATTGATGAACCGGCGCTACGTGAAGGCCTACCGCTGAAGCGCAGCGACTGGGATGCTTATCTGCAGTGGGGCGTCGAAGTCTTCCGCATCAATGCTGCGGTTGCTAAAGACGACACCCAGATCCACACCCATATGTGTTATTGCGAATTCAATGACATCATGGATTCCATCGCCGCGCTGGATGCCGATGTGATTACCATTGAAACCTCGCGTTCCGATATGGAACTGCTGGAGTCGTTTGAAGAGTTCGAGTATCCGAACGAAATCGGTCCTGGCGTATATGATATTCACTCACCAAATGTACCGAGCGTGGAATGGATTGAAGCGCTGTTGGAAAAGGCCGCGCAGCGTATCCCGGCGGAACGCCTGTGGGTTAACCCGGATTGCGGCCTGAAAACCCGCGGCTGGCCGGAAACCCGCGCCGCGTTGGCGAACATGGTTAAAGCGGCGCAGAACCTGCGCGAATCCGCCTGA
- the metR gene encoding HTH-type transcriptional regulator MetR, giving the protein MIEIKHLKTLQALRNSGSLAGAAAALHQTQSALSHQFSDLEQRLGFRLFVRKSQPLRFTPQGEILLQLANQVLPQITRALQDCNEPQQTRLRLAIECHSCIQWLTPALESFRTRWPLVEVDFQSGVTFDPQPALQQGELDLVMTSDILPRSGLHYSPMFDYEVRLVLAPEHPLAAKSRISPEDLASETLLIYPVQRGRLDIWRHFLQPAGISPQLKSVDNTLLLIQMVAARMGIAALPHWVVESFERQGLIVTKTLGEGLWSRLYAAVRDGEQRQPVTEAFIRSARNHACDHLPFVRSAERPSGDGPIAKPGLPARQ; this is encoded by the coding sequence ATGATCGAAATTAAACACCTGAAAACGCTACAAGCGTTGCGGAACAGCGGCTCGCTGGCAGGCGCGGCGGCAGCCCTGCATCAAACTCAGTCAGCCCTGTCCCACCAGTTCAGCGATCTGGAACAGCGCCTTGGCTTCCGTCTGTTTGTGCGTAAAAGCCAGCCGCTGCGCTTTACGCCGCAAGGAGAAATCCTGCTGCAGTTGGCCAACCAGGTGTTGCCGCAAATTACCCGCGCACTGCAGGACTGCAATGAGCCGCAGCAAACCCGCCTGCGCCTGGCGATTGAATGTCATAGCTGTATTCAGTGGCTGACCCCGGCGCTGGAGAGTTTCCGCACCCGCTGGCCGCTGGTGGAAGTCGATTTTCAGTCCGGCGTTACCTTTGATCCGCAGCCCGCCCTGCAGCAGGGCGAGCTGGATCTGGTGATGACCTCAGACATCTTGCCGCGCAGTGGCCTGCACTACTCGCCGATGTTTGATTATGAAGTTCGCCTGGTGCTGGCGCCGGAACACCCGCTGGCGGCAAAAAGCCGCATCTCCCCGGAGGATCTGGCATCCGAGACATTGCTCATTTATCCGGTACAGCGCGGGCGCCTGGATATCTGGCGCCACTTCCTACAACCGGCGGGGATCAGCCCGCAGTTGAAAAGTGTCGATAATACGCTGCTGCTGATTCAGATGGTCGCCGCGCGAATGGGCATCGCCGCACTACCGCACTGGGTGGTGGAAAGCTTTGAACGCCAGGGTCTGATCGTAACCAAAACCCTGGGGGAAGGTCTGTGGAGCCGACTGTACGCCGCAGTGCGCGATGGCGAGCAGCGCCAGCCGGTGACGGAAGCGTTTATTCGCTCAGCGCGGAACCACGCTTGCGATCATCTACCGTTTGTGCGGAGTGCGGAGCGACCCAGCGGCGATGGACCCATAGCGAAGCCAGGATTACCAGCGCGCCAATAA
- a CDS encoding carboxylate/amino acid/amine transporter has protein sequence MALLIITTILWAFSFSLIGEYLAGSVDSYFSVLMRVGLAALVFLPFLRTRGQSPRTIVLYILVGAMQLGIMYLLAFHAYLYLTVSEFLLFTVFTPLYITLIYDLISGRRLRWGYLLSAGLAVLGAAIIRYDKVSDHFWTGLLLVQLSNICFAIGMVGYKRLMEVRPMPQRNAFAWFYVGAFIVAATAWLMLGNPQRLPTTGLQWGILVWLGVVASGLGYFMWNYGATQVDAGTLGIMNNVHIPAGLLVNLAIWQEQPHWPSFIIGALVILASLWVHRRWVAPHSAQTVDDRKRGSALSE, from the coding sequence GTGGCGCTATTAATTATCACCACTATCCTGTGGGCCTTTTCTTTTAGCCTGATAGGCGAATACCTTGCCGGTAGCGTCGATAGCTATTTCTCCGTGCTGATGCGCGTGGGCCTGGCGGCGCTAGTGTTCTTGCCTTTCCTGCGCACGCGCGGTCAGTCTCCGCGAACCATCGTGCTCTATATACTGGTTGGGGCGATGCAGCTTGGCATCATGTATTTGCTGGCTTTTCACGCTTATCTCTACCTGACGGTCTCAGAGTTTTTGTTGTTTACCGTTTTTACTCCGCTGTACATCACCCTGATTTACGATCTGATCAGTGGACGTCGGCTGCGCTGGGGTTATCTGCTCAGCGCTGGGTTAGCGGTGTTGGGGGCGGCGATTATTCGCTATGACAAAGTCAGCGATCACTTCTGGACCGGGTTGTTGCTGGTACAGTTGTCGAACATCTGCTTTGCCATCGGCATGGTGGGCTACAAGCGTCTGATGGAGGTGCGCCCAATGCCGCAGCGCAATGCGTTTGCCTGGTTCTATGTCGGGGCGTTTATCGTGGCGGCCACGGCGTGGCTTATGTTGGGTAATCCGCAAAGGTTGCCGACTACCGGCCTGCAGTGGGGCATTCTGGTTTGGCTGGGGGTCGTCGCTTCCGGGCTGGGCTACTTCATGTGGAACTACGGCGCGACGCAGGTGGATGCCGGTACGCTGGGGATCATGAATAATGTTCACATCCCCGCCGGGCTGCTGGTTAACCTGGCCATCTGGCAGGAGCAGCCTCACTGGCCGAGCTTTATTATTGGCGCGCTGGTAATCCTGGCTTCGCTATGGGTCCATCGCCGCTGGGTCGCTCCGCACTCCGCACAAACGGTAGATGATCGCAAGCGTGGTTCCGCGCTGAGCGAATAA
- the yigL gene encoding sugar/pyridoxal phosphate phosphatase YigL, which yields MYQVVASDLDGTLLSPDHFLTPYAKETLKLLTARGINFVFATGRHYIDVGQIRDNLGIKSYMITSNGARVHDSEGKQIFAHNLDRDIATDLFEMVRNDTKIVTNVYREDEWFMNRHRPEEMRFFKEAVFNYKLYEPGELDADGISKVFFTCEDHEHLLPLEQAINARWGDRVNVSFSTLTCLEVMAGGVSKGHALEAVAKMLGYSLKDCIAFGDGMNDAEMLSMAGKGCIMANAHQRLKDLHPELEVIGSNADDAVPHYLRKLYLD from the coding sequence ATGTACCAGGTTGTTGCGTCTGATTTAGATGGCACACTGCTTTCTCCCGACCATTTCCTGACCCCGTATGCCAAAGAGACGCTGAAGCTGCTCACGGCGCGCGGTATCAATTTTGTTTTCGCCACCGGCCGCCACTACATCGACGTCGGACAGATCCGCGATAATCTCGGTATCAAGTCGTACATGATCACCTCCAATGGCGCACGCGTGCATGACAGCGAGGGCAAGCAAATCTTTGCCCATAACCTCGATCGCGATATCGCCACTGATTTGTTTGAGATGGTGCGTAACGATACGAAAATTGTGACCAACGTTTATCGTGAAGATGAATGGTTTATGAACCGCCATCGCCCGGAAGAGATGCGTTTTTTCAAAGAAGCGGTGTTTAACTATAAGCTTTATGAGCCGGGCGAACTGGACGCGGATGGTATCAGCAAAGTCTTCTTCACCTGTGAAGATCATGAACATCTGCTGCCGCTGGAACAGGCAATCAACGCGCGCTGGGGCGATCGCGTGAACGTGAGTTTCTCTACGCTAACCTGCCTGGAAGTGATGGCTGGCGGCGTCTCGAAGGGCCATGCGCTGGAAGCGGTCGCGAAAATGCTTGGTTACAGCCTCAAAGATTGCATCGCCTTTGGCGACGGCATGAACGATGCGGAAATGCTGTCGATGGCCGGCAAAGGCTGCATCATGGCGAACGCCCACCAGCGGCTGAAGGATTTGCATCCGGAACTGGAAGTGATTGGCAGCAACGCTGATGATGCTGTACCGCACTACCTGCGTAAGTTATACCTCGATTGA
- the pldB gene encoding lysophospholipase L2, with protein MFGQQKDWDTRENAFAAFTMGPLTDFWHQREEAEFTGVDKVSVRFVRFCAANNDRLVVICPGRIESYVKYAELAYDLFHSGFDVMIIDHRGQGRSGRLLSDTHRGHVVHFSDYVDDLAALWQQEVIPGHWRKRFILAHSMGGAIATLFLQRHRQHCDAIALCAPMFGIIMRLPDWMVRHILDWAEGHQRIREEYAIGTGRWRALPFTLNVLTHSRQRYRRNLRFYADDPQLRVGGPTYHWVREGILAGEEILTGVEKDTTPTLLIQAQDERVVDNLMHDRYCELRAAAGHPCEGDKPLVIEGAYHEILFEKDAMRSVALNAIVEFFNRHT; from the coding sequence ATGTTTGGGCAGCAAAAGGACTGGGACACACGAGAAAACGCGTTTGCGGCCTTTACCATGGGGCCGCTGACGGATTTCTGGCATCAGCGGGAAGAAGCTGAATTTACGGGCGTCGATAAAGTTTCGGTACGCTTTGTGCGTTTTTGCGCCGCAAATAACGACCGGCTAGTGGTCATTTGTCCCGGGCGCATCGAAAGCTACGTCAAGTACGCGGAACTGGCCTACGATCTGTTCCACAGCGGCTTTGACGTGATGATTATCGATCACCGCGGCCAGGGGCGCTCCGGAAGGTTGCTGTCCGATACCCACCGCGGCCACGTTGTGCACTTTAGCGATTATGTTGATGACCTGGCGGCGCTTTGGCAGCAGGAAGTGATTCCCGGGCATTGGCGTAAGCGTTTTATTCTCGCCCATTCAATGGGGGGAGCGATCGCCACGCTGTTCTTGCAGCGTCACCGGCAGCATTGCGACGCTATCGCCTTATGCGCGCCGATGTTCGGTATTATCATGCGCCTACCGGATTGGATGGTACGACACATTCTCGATTGGGCTGAGGGCCATCAGCGCATTCGCGAAGAGTATGCCATCGGCACCGGCCGCTGGCGGGCGCTGCCATTTACGCTCAATGTGCTAACCCACAGTCGCCAGCGCTACCGCCGCAATTTGCGCTTTTATGCCGACGATCCGCAGTTGCGCGTCGGCGGGCCCACTTACCATTGGGTCCGCGAAGGTATTCTCGCCGGAGAAGAGATACTCACCGGCGTCGAAAAAGATACGACCCCGACGCTGTTGATTCAGGCACAAGATGAACGAGTGGTCGATAACCTGATGCATGACCGCTATTGTGAATTGCGGGCCGCTGCCGGACACCCTTGCGAAGGCGACAAGCCACTCGTCATAGAAGGGGCATACCATGAGATCCTTTTTGAAAAGGACGCTATGCGCTCAGTCGCGCTAAATGCCATCGTCGAGTTCTTCAATCGACATACTTAA
- the rhtB gene encoding homoserine/homoserine lactone efflux protein gives MTFEWWFAYLLTSIILSLSPGSGAINTMTTSINHGYRGAAASIAGLQSGLAIHIVLVGVGLGTLFSRSVMAFEVLKWAGAAYLIWLGIQQWRAAGAIDLNTLAKTQSRGKLYKRAVFVNLTNPKSIVFLAALFPQFIVPHQPQVMQYLVLGVTTIVVDIIVMIGYATLAQRIAAWIKGPKQMKALNKIFGSLFMLVGALLASARHA, from the coding sequence ATGACCTTCGAGTGGTGGTTCGCTTATCTGCTGACATCAATCATTCTCAGCCTGTCGCCGGGTTCCGGCGCGATCAATACCATGACCACATCCATCAACCACGGCTATCGCGGCGCGGCGGCTTCTATTGCCGGCCTGCAAAGCGGGCTGGCCATTCATATCGTGCTGGTCGGCGTCGGTCTCGGCACCCTCTTCTCACGCTCGGTGATGGCATTCGAAGTGTTGAAATGGGCGGGCGCGGCTTATCTTATCTGGCTGGGGATTCAGCAGTGGCGAGCAGCGGGGGCTATCGATCTGAATACGTTGGCGAAGACTCAGAGCCGCGGTAAGCTCTATAAACGCGCAGTGTTCGTCAACCTGACCAACCCAAAAAGCATCGTCTTCCTCGCCGCTCTGTTCCCGCAGTTCATTGTTCCTCACCAGCCTCAGGTAATGCAGTATCTGGTACTCGGCGTCACCACCATCGTCGTCGATATCATCGTGATGATCGGTTACGCGACGCTGGCACAGCGCATTGCCGCCTGGATTAAGGGACCGAAGCAGATGAAGGCATTGAATAAAATCTTTGGTTCGCTGTTTATGCTGGTGGGCGCTCTGCTCGCTTCCGCTCGTCACGCATGA
- a CDS encoding Rpn family recombination-promoting nuclease/putative transposase: MAETATPHDAIFKTFLSRVETARDFIEIHLPPSLIQVCKLDTLRLESGSFLEDDLRPYYSDILYSLETTSGQGYIHVLIEHQSSPDKLMAFRLMRYAVAAMQKHLENGHKILPLVIPILFYQGRRSPYPWSLNWLDNFADANIARQLYSGAFPLVDITVIPDDEIMQHRSLAALTLVQKHIRQRDMAQLLDKLTHLLILEQMSGQQIAVLIKYMAQAGEAQDIRALLYGLAQRVPQHGGMLMTLAETWLAEGMEKGIKEGIKEGIKEGKLQALLQVAAAMLNRGFDDTAIMEMTGLTKNELQQVHR; the protein is encoded by the coding sequence ATGGCGGAAACGGCAACCCCTCATGATGCAATCTTTAAGACCTTTCTCTCGCGGGTCGAAACGGCGCGCGATTTTATCGAGATTCATCTTCCGCCGTCATTAATTCAGGTTTGTAAACTGGATACACTGCGCCTGGAATCCGGGAGCTTTCTGGAAGATGACCTGCGGCCTTATTACAGCGATATTCTCTATTCGCTGGAGACGACCAGTGGTCAAGGTTATATCCATGTCCTGATAGAGCACCAGAGTTCTCCCGATAAACTCATGGCGTTTCGTTTAATGCGTTACGCCGTCGCCGCAATGCAGAAACATCTGGAGAATGGTCATAAAATATTGCCGCTAGTTATTCCCATCCTCTTTTATCAAGGGCGCCGCAGCCCCTACCCCTGGTCGTTAAACTGGCTGGATAATTTTGCCGATGCCAATATCGCCAGACAGCTCTACTCGGGGGCTTTTCCGCTGGTCGATATTACGGTGATCCCTGATGATGAAATCATGCAGCACCGCAGCCTGGCGGCACTAACGCTGGTACAAAAACATATTCGCCAGCGCGATATGGCACAGCTGCTGGACAAGTTGACCCACCTCTTAATATTGGAGCAGATGAGCGGACAACAAATCGCCGTGCTGATAAAATATATGGCTCAGGCGGGAGAAGCGCAGGATATCAGGGCACTATTGTATGGGCTGGCACAGCGCGTGCCGCAGCATGGAGGAATGCTAATGACTCTGGCAGAAACATGGCTCGCAGAAGGCATGGAGAAAGGTATAAAAGAGGGAATAAAAGAAGGTATCAAAGAAGGCAAACTGCAGGCCCTTTTGCAGGTCGCCGCCGCCATGCTCAATCGCGGCTTTGACGACACCGCGATTATGGAAATGACCGGTCTGACTAAGAACGAGCTGCAGCAGGTTCACCGTTAA